One region of Hydrogenobaculum sp. Y04AAS1 genomic DNA includes:
- a CDS encoding 4Fe-4S binding protein — protein sequence MAYSIDKNACVSCYACEDLCPTKAIYHDDNETFFIDPKVCVECEGFYDEPQCVAICPIDLCITKLKEVSV from the coding sequence ATGGCTTACTCTATAGATAAAAACGCCTGCGTATCTTGTTACGCATGCGAGGATTTGTGCCCTACAAAAGCAATATATCACGATGATAACGAAACTTTCTTTATAGATCCCAAAGTATGCGTTGAGTGTGAGGGCTTTTATGATGAACCACAATGTGTAGCTATATGCCCTATAGATTTATGTATCACCAAGCTAAAGGAGGTGAGTGTATGA
- the nifB gene encoding nitrogenase cofactor biosynthesis protein NifB: MGCNSKACGIGSNTEDFLPDHIKEKVKNHPCYSQEAHHFYARMHVAVAPACNIQCNYCNRKYDCANESRPGVVSELLTPEEAAKKVLAVAMEIPQLSVVGIAGPGDPLANPERTFRTFELIKEKAPDIKLCLSTNGLVLDKYVDKIKELDVDHVTVTVNAVSVDTASRIYPWVFYNHKRYKGKEAAAILLEKQYEGLQACVENGILVKVNTVFVPEINGDEILDLSKKVKSIEAFLHNIMPYVEGDGTAFQKAGIKSPSPQVLKEIQEKCEGDMNLMRHCRQCRADAVGLLGEDRGQEFTKDKLDKLNINYDPSWRKQVHEEIEKEREKLHKARELLYSAKEDNNPKVLVAVASKGQMTVNEHFGTANEFLIYEVSAIGAKFIHHRKVTPYCHGSISCLEGENILEDTISKLSDCKAIIAAKIGFEPRDVLKERNIDCVDEYAFLTIDEALAKYYKEYVLEKMNEKVEV, from the coding sequence ATGGGTTGCAATTCTAAAGCTTGTGGAATAGGCTCAAACACAGAAGATTTTCTTCCAGATCATATAAAGGAAAAGGTGAAAAATCACCCTTGCTACTCTCAAGAAGCACATCACTTTTATGCTAGAATGCATGTGGCTGTGGCACCAGCTTGCAACATTCAATGCAATTATTGCAATAGAAAATACGACTGTGCCAATGAATCAAGGCCCGGCGTAGTGAGCGAGCTTCTTACTCCAGAAGAAGCTGCCAAAAAAGTTTTAGCTGTGGCGATGGAAATACCACAACTATCTGTAGTTGGCATAGCAGGTCCTGGAGACCCATTAGCAAATCCAGAAAGGACATTTAGAACTTTTGAGCTCATAAAAGAAAAAGCTCCAGATATAAAGCTGTGTCTTTCTACAAACGGTCTTGTATTGGATAAGTATGTAGATAAGATAAAAGAGCTTGATGTAGACCATGTTACAGTGACTGTAAACGCTGTTAGCGTCGATACTGCATCAAGGATATACCCTTGGGTATTCTACAACCACAAAAGATACAAGGGTAAAGAAGCCGCTGCTATATTGTTAGAAAAACAATATGAAGGTTTACAAGCTTGTGTAGAAAATGGAATTTTAGTTAAGGTAAATACCGTTTTCGTACCTGAGATAAATGGAGATGAAATTTTAGATCTCAGCAAAAAAGTAAAATCAATAGAAGCATTCTTGCACAACATAATGCCTTATGTGGAAGGTGATGGAACTGCTTTCCAAAAAGCCGGCATAAAATCCCCTTCTCCTCAAGTGTTGAAAGAGATACAAGAAAAATGCGAAGGCGATATGAATCTAATGAGGCACTGTAGGCAGTGTAGAGCTGATGCAGTAGGACTTTTGGGCGAAGACAGGGGGCAAGAGTTTACTAAAGACAAGTTAGATAAGTTAAACATAAACTACGATCCCAGTTGGCGCAAGCAAGTCCACGAGGAGATAGAAAAAGAAAGAGAAAAATTACACAAAGCTAGGGAGCTCTTATACAGTGCAAAAGAAGACAATAACCCAAAAGTGCTGGTAGCTGTGGCTTCAAAAGGACAGATGACTGTAAATGAACATTTTGGAACCGCTAATGAATTTTTAATATACGAAGTAAGTGCTATCGGTGCTAAGTTTATACATCATAGAAAAGTAACACCTTATTGCCATGGTTCTATATCATGCTTAGAAGGCGAAAATATCTTAGAAGATACTATCTCAAAACTTTCAGATTGCAAAGCTATAATAGCCGCTAAAATAGGGTTTGAGCCAAGAGATGTATTGAAAGAAAGGAATATAGATTGCGTTGATGAATACGCTTTCCTCACTATAGACGAAGCCTTGGCAAAATACTATAAAGAGTACGTTCTTGAAAAGATGAATGAAAAAGTGGAGGTATGA
- the modB gene encoding molybdate ABC transporter permease subunit has translation MDYKVFLISFELAISTTLVLGVVGIFISYFLAFNKSIWIDMIEPFIMSPLVLPPTVLGFYIIYIFGLQSPLGRFLNNIGIHLLFNFNGLLLGSIIYSLPFAVSPVVSGFRSVPKSIIEASYTLGKSKFYTLLKVIIPNSKYSIISALVLVFSHTIGEFGVVLMVGGDIPGKTRTASIAIFDYVQELNYKQANITALILFAIAMSTLIFLQILKRLQER, from the coding sequence ATGGATTACAAAGTTTTTCTAATAAGTTTTGAGTTAGCTATATCCACTACGCTAGTCCTCGGCGTGGTGGGAATTTTCATATCTTATTTTTTAGCTTTTAATAAAAGTATATGGATTGATATGATAGAGCCTTTTATCATGAGTCCATTGGTGCTTCCTCCCACTGTGCTTGGGTTTTATATCATATATATATTTGGGCTTCAAAGCCCATTGGGAAGGTTTTTAAACAACATTGGTATACATCTTCTTTTTAACTTTAACGGTCTTCTTTTGGGTTCTATCATATACAGCTTGCCTTTCGCTGTATCCCCAGTGGTATCTGGTTTTAGATCTGTGCCAAAATCTATCATAGAAGCCTCTTATACCCTTGGAAAATCAAAGTTTTATACGCTTTTAAAAGTTATAATACCAAACTCCAAATACTCTATAATAAGTGCTTTGGTGCTTGTATTTTCTCATACAATAGGTGAGTTTGGCGTTGTGCTTATGGTAGGGGGCGATATTCCTGGTAAAACTAGAACCGCTTCTATAGCTATATTTGATTATGTGCAAGAACTAAACTATAAACAAGCAAACATCACAGCTTTGATACTCTTTGCAATAGCTATGAGTACTCTCATTTTTTTACAAATTTTAAAAAGACTTCAAGAAAGATGA
- a CDS encoding AbrB/MazE/SpoVT family DNA-binding domain-containing protein, giving the protein MSLKPVTRYTLFKGVITDLDVGEFRASIMVKFKNLELSAVIPKKMATEWGLKVGDKVMVHIEEGGGIYIYKNKFT; this is encoded by the coding sequence ATGAGCTTGAAGCCTGTAACGAGATATACTCTATTTAAGGGTGTTATAACAGATTTGGATGTCGGTGAGTTTAGAGCTTCTATAATGGTAAAGTTCAAAAACTTAGAACTTTCAGCCGTTATACCAAAGAAGATGGCTACAGAATGGGGACTAAAAGTTGGCGATAAAGTGATGGTCCATATAGAAGAAGGGGGCGGTATATATATATACAAAAACAAATTTACATAA
- a CDS encoding nitrogen fixation protein NifZ → MIEPKFKVGDIVKTKRKIRNDGTFPGLPWDELLLPKGAEGVVIDIGRFLQTQVVYVVNFLEHGKIVGCLEHELEACNEIYSI, encoded by the coding sequence ATGATAGAACCAAAGTTTAAAGTAGGTGATATTGTAAAAACCAAGAGAAAAATAAGAAATGACGGTACATTCCCAGGGTTACCCTGGGATGAGCTACTTCTACCAAAAGGCGCTGAAGGAGTGGTAATAGACATAGGTAGATTCTTGCAAACACAAGTGGTGTATGTGGTAAATTTTTTAGAGCATGGTAAAATAGTGGGGTGTTTGGAGCATGAGCTTGAAGCCTGTAACGAGATATACTCTATTTAA
- a CDS encoding ATP-binding cassette domain-containing protein, with the protein MEISIETKFFKFEINLSKSQILGIVGPSGIGKTTTLRAIAGLEEPKGKIVVDNEVWLDENLSLAPQKRSIGFVFQDFALFPNMSVFENVAYASSKEHALEILKAFNIEHLKDKRPNKLSGGERQRVAIARAIARAPKVLLMDEPFSALDRKTKHFIQDKILEFSKMYKFYTIFVAHDLTDVVKLSDLVFSVEDQKLLSKEEFEEYSLM; encoded by the coding sequence ATGGAAATAAGTATTGAAACAAAGTTTTTTAAATTTGAAATCAACCTTTCTAAAAGCCAAATACTTGGTATAGTGGGTCCTTCTGGCATTGGTAAAACCACGACCTTAAGAGCAATAGCCGGTTTAGAAGAACCTAAGGGTAAGATTGTAGTTGATAATGAAGTATGGCTTGATGAAAATTTATCTTTAGCTCCTCAGAAGCGTTCTATAGGATTTGTATTTCAAGATTTTGCACTTTTCCCAAATATGAGCGTGTTTGAGAATGTAGCTTATGCCTCTTCAAAAGAACATGCTTTAGAGATTTTAAAAGCTTTTAACATAGAACATCTAAAAGATAAACGCCCAAACAAACTATCTGGTGGCGAGCGTCAAAGGGTGGCAATAGCAAGGGCTATAGCAAGAGCTCCAAAAGTTTTACTTATGGATGAGCCTTTTTCAGCCCTTGATAGAAAAACAAAGCATTTTATTCAAGATAAAATATTGGAATTTTCAAAGATGTATAAGTTTTATACAATATTTGTAGCTCATGATCTTACGGATGTTGTAAAATTATCTGATTTAGTTTTTTCAGTGGAAGATCAAAAGCTTTTATCCAAAGAAGAGTTTGAAGAATATTCTTTAATGTAA
- a CDS encoding nitrogenase-stabilizing/protective protein NifW, whose product MSLFEDIKKLSSAEEFFDYFKIPYEEHILKPFRLHILQKFKIYIDSLSVSSEEEAYQKMRDFLVKAYSDFQSTDSPFKERLFKVHQDVVKPNVVFEVGLNDRTKV is encoded by the coding sequence ATGAGTTTGTTCGAAGATATAAAAAAGCTAAGTAGCGCGGAAGAATTTTTTGATTACTTCAAAATACCCTATGAAGAGCATATATTAAAACCTTTTAGACTACATATTTTACAAAAGTTTAAAATTTATATAGATTCTTTATCAGTGTCCTCTGAAGAAGAAGCCTATCAAAAGATGAGGGATTTCTTAGTAAAAGCTTATTCGGATTTTCAAAGCACTGATAGTCCGTTCAAAGAAAGGCTGTTTAAAGTACATCAAGATGTAGTAAAACCAAATGTTGTATTTGAGGTTGGTTTAAATGATAGAACCAAAGTTTAA